The Fortiea contorta PCC 7126 genome has a segment encoding these proteins:
- a CDS encoding methyl-accepting chemotaxis protein yields MATSIDDYLEIYKQAYTAYAQQKYEVAATLIDQVVENLPDDPNSHLLRGHTYYVLQKYDVAKAEYEKVLLLSNEPEIIDFANRGLENVKQYQLSDNQIVGDDAEAAAELSFIPAELTDLEDSDSFDLNYSDAEIEEINQIEALSLNSPFDITENSFSSDVKPDDSAAGNDNPFSLQQPNQEQETSSNIWEQKGELELPAFWQEDISLSQLEQSEANDFLNDNNNSPFPEIDLSSSNSWENPTEFLVNDNFSEPIVGNEELEEDSVGRNILLTKKTELQDEVAVTNSSNFVSQDDFPQTASENWAQPIEIDDNFADDTAAFNDDFVSVQKPIVASVTKARKNLGIDDNFDFEAFDSAFGSEEFTNDGDSSSNTSSISKSQSNIEFLDDFDEFDDLGGIPGFDGNIPDFEVTEGRSSFSESMNSGAIETGSHSRGKFTESSSARENSDREDELFSITGSQEAVPVFTQTDVSKLEPNVSVEQGWLAPLENAPLEKKQWLIAGGVGIVSALVVATVSFAATTFSPPQQRESVRNTGWAMSLAAGIAGFATAGWMGSLTLKQIRRTTQDLQAQFDAVRQGNLHVQATVYSEDELGLLATGFNEMARVIFTTTNEAQRKADEQEEAKENLQRQVIRLLDDVEGAARGDLTVQAEVTADVLGAVADAFNLTIQNLRDIVQQVKVAAKEVTKGATNSETFARALSSDALRQAEELGVTLNSVQVMTDSIQRVAEAAREAETVARDASAIALKGGEAVENTVAGILEIRETVAETTRKVKRLAESSQEISKIVALISQIASRTNLLALNASIEAARAGEAGRGFAIVADEVRQLADKSAKSLKEIEQIVMQIQSETGSVMTAMEEGTQQVIKGTKLAEEAKRSLENIIQVANRIDILVRSITSDTVEQTETSRAVAHVMQSVELTAQETSQEAQRVSGALQNLVGVSRDLIASVERFRVETLESR; encoded by the coding sequence ATGGCAACAAGTATAGATGATTACCTAGAAATTTATAAGCAGGCTTACACAGCCTACGCGCAACAAAAATATGAAGTTGCCGCTACTTTAATTGATCAAGTCGTGGAAAACTTACCAGATGACCCTAACTCTCATCTGTTGAGGGGTCACACCTATTATGTTTTGCAAAAATATGACGTTGCTAAGGCTGAATACGAAAAAGTTTTGTTATTAAGTAATGAGCCGGAAATTATCGATTTTGCTAATCGTGGTTTAGAAAATGTCAAACAGTATCAATTATCAGACAATCAGATTGTGGGAGATGATGCTGAAGCAGCGGCAGAGCTATCATTCATACCAGCAGAATTAACAGATTTAGAAGATAGTGACAGCTTTGATTTAAATTATTCCGATGCGGAAATCGAAGAGATTAATCAGATAGAAGCGTTATCTTTAAACAGTCCTTTTGATATCACAGAAAATAGTTTTTCTTCAGATGTAAAACCAGATGATTCTGCGGCTGGCAACGATAATCCTTTTAGTTTGCAGCAGCCAAATCAAGAACAAGAGACAAGTTCTAACATTTGGGAACAAAAAGGAGAACTAGAATTGCCTGCTTTTTGGCAGGAAGATATTTCATTAAGCCAGCTTGAACAGTCGGAAGCGAATGATTTTCTAAATGACAATAATAATTCACCATTCCCAGAAATTGATTTATCCAGCAGTAATAGTTGGGAAAATCCTACTGAATTTTTAGTGAATGATAATTTTTCTGAACCAATTGTTGGTAATGAGGAATTGGAGGAAGATAGTGTAGGCAGAAATATTTTATTGACGAAAAAAACGGAGTTGCAAGATGAGGTAGCAGTAACTAATAGCTCCAATTTTGTGAGTCAAGACGACTTTCCGCAAACTGCATCAGAAAATTGGGCACAACCGATAGAAATTGACGATAATTTTGCAGATGATACTGCCGCATTCAATGACGATTTTGTATCAGTACAAAAGCCGATTGTTGCCAGCGTAACTAAAGCCAGAAAGAACTTAGGAATTGATGATAATTTCGATTTTGAAGCTTTTGATTCTGCCTTTGGCTCTGAAGAATTTACCAATGATGGGGATTCAAGCAGCAATACATCAAGTATCAGTAAATCTCAGAGCAATATCGAATTTTTAGACGACTTTGATGAGTTTGATGATTTAGGCGGTATTCCCGGATTTGACGGGAATATTCCAGATTTTGAAGTGACAGAAGGGCGCTCAAGTTTTAGTGAGTCCATGAATTCTGGGGCGATAGAAACTGGTAGCCATTCCCGTGGGAAATTCACCGAGTCTTCCTCAGCTCGTGAAAATAGCGATCGCGAAGATGAATTATTCTCCATTACCGGTTCCCAGGAAGCTGTACCAGTTTTCACCCAAACTGATGTCTCGAAGCTGGAACCGAATGTCAGCGTTGAGCAAGGTTGGTTAGCTCCTCTAGAAAATGCCCCCCTGGAAAAGAAACAATGGTTAATCGCAGGTGGTGTGGGTATAGTTTCCGCGCTGGTGGTAGCAACAGTCAGCTTTGCAGCGACTACATTTTCCCCACCCCAACAACGGGAGTCAGTGCGGAATACAGGTTGGGCGATGTCTCTGGCTGCAGGAATAGCGGGTTTTGCTACCGCTGGCTGGATGGGTAGTCTCACCCTCAAACAGATTCGCCGCACCACCCAGGATCTCCAGGCGCAGTTTGATGCTGTGCGTCAAGGTAATTTGCATGTGCAAGCGACGGTCTATTCTGAAGATGAATTAGGGCTGCTAGCAACTGGCTTTAACGAAATGGCGCGGGTAATTTTCACCACTACCAACGAAGCCCAACGCAAAGCTGATGAACAAGAGGAAGCCAAAGAAAACTTGCAACGCCAAGTGATTCGATTGCTAGACGATGTGGAAGGTGCGGCGCGGGGAGATTTAACAGTCCAAGCTGAGGTGACAGCCGATGTGTTGGGAGCCGTGGCGGATGCTTTTAACCTGACAATTCAAAACCTGCGGGATATTGTGCAACAGGTAAAAGTGGCGGCGAAGGAGGTGACAAAAGGTGCCACAAATTCCGAAACCTTTGCTAGAGCTTTATCTAGCGACGCTTTGCGACAAGCCGAAGAGTTGGGCGTGACGCTCAATTCTGTCCAGGTGATGACCGACTCGATTCAGCGGGTAGCGGAAGCAGCCAGGGAAGCGGAAACTGTCGCCCGTGATGCGAGTGCGATCGCTCTCAAAGGTGGGGAAGCTGTGGAAAATACTGTCGCCGGGATTTTAGAAATTCGAGAAACAGTAGCAGAAACAACTAGAAAAGTCAAGCGATTAGCGGAATCTTCCCAAGAAATTTCTAAGATTGTGGCGTTGATTTCCCAAATTGCGTCCAGAACCAACTTGTTAGCGCTGAATGCGAGTATTGAAGCGGCGCGAGCGGGGGAAGCGGGACGGGGGTTTGCGATCGTGGCGGATGAAGTGCGCCAGCTAGCAGACAAATCAGCTAAATCTTTGAAAGAAATTGAACAAATTGTCATGCAAATCCAGAGTGAGACTGGCTCTGTGATGACCGCAATGGAAGAAGGGACACAGCAGGTAATCAAGGGGACAAAATTAGCAGAAGAAGCCAAGCGATCGCTAGAAAATATTATTCAAGTGGCGAACCGCATTGATATTCTGGTACGATCAATCACCTCTGATACTGTGGAACAAACGGAAACTTCCCGCGCCGTCGCCCACGTAATGCAATCTGTAGAATTGACGGCGCAAGAAACTTCCCAGGAAGCCCAGCGAGTTTCTGGCGCTCTGCAAAATTTAGTGGGTGTCTCCCGCGACTTGATTGCTTCCGTGGAACGTTTCCGCGTAGAAACCCTTGAATCTAGATAA